A stretch of Sulfitobacter sp. THAF37 DNA encodes these proteins:
- the comE gene encoding sulfopyruvate decarboxylase subunit beta, with protein MIRSEILKDIAPILRDQLVVCNIGIPSQELHAIDDQPTNFYMLGTMGLASSIGLGLALAQPKPVIAIDGDGSVLTNLGTLPTIANNVADNFILMIIDNGSYGSTGDQPTYAGKKTRLEKVAEACGCENVVTCQGEDTGKVLQAALASRKMTVIVVKCDSGNAKHPVITMDPVVIRDRFMKAVQA; from the coding sequence ATGATCCGTTCCGAAATCCTGAAAGACATCGCACCGATCCTTCGCGATCAGCTCGTGGTCTGCAACATCGGCATCCCCAGCCAGGAACTGCACGCCATCGACGATCAGCCGACCAATTTCTACATGCTGGGCACGATGGGGCTGGCGTCCTCCATCGGGCTGGGGCTGGCGCTGGCGCAACCCAAACCGGTCATTGCCATCGACGGGGACGGGTCGGTGCTGACCAACCTCGGCACCTTGCCGACCATTGCCAACAACGTCGCCGACAACTTCATCCTGATGATCATCGACAATGGCTCCTACGGATCGACCGGGGACCAGCCGACCTATGCGGGCAAGAAGACCAGGCTTGAGAAAGTGGCAGAGGCCTGCGGTTGCGAAAACGTGGTGACTTGCCAGGGCGAGGATACCGGCAAGGTTCTGCAGGCGGCGCTGGCATCGCGGAAGATGACGGTGATCGTCGTCAAATGCGACAGCGGCAACGCCAAGCATCCCGTGATCACGATGGACCCCGTAGTGATCCGCGACCGCTTCATGAAAGCGGTTCAGGCCTGA
- a CDS encoding thiamine pyrophosphate-binding protein — translation MNIDKKIADDLVANDVSFVTTVPCKQLAGVIEEIEARDDIFHIPSNKEDEGMGLCAGAFMGGKRPAIIMQNTAIGVTINTLATLIQYYRMPLPMIISYRGELREPVACQVEMAVHTKALLAQLNIPTYHFHWQKDVEEFDNILKYTFMCNKPVAILTDANFWGGYGDQ, via the coding sequence ATGAACATCGACAAGAAAATCGCAGATGATCTTGTCGCGAACGACGTTTCCTTTGTCACCACCGTGCCCTGCAAGCAGCTGGCCGGCGTGATCGAAGAGATCGAGGCCCGCGACGACATCTTCCACATCCCCTCCAACAAGGAAGACGAGGGCATGGGCCTGTGTGCCGGGGCCTTCATGGGCGGCAAGCGGCCTGCCATCATCATGCAGAACACGGCCATCGGCGTGACGATCAACACGCTGGCCACGCTGATCCAGTATTACCGGATGCCGCTGCCGATGATCATCTCATACCGGGGTGAGCTGCGCGAACCCGTGGCCTGCCAGGTGGAGATGGCCGTTCATACCAAGGCGCTGCTGGCGCAACTCAATATCCCCACCTACCACTTTCATTGGCAAAAGGACGTCGAGGAGTTCGACAACATCCTGAAATACACCTTCATGTGCAACAAACCGGTGGCGATCCTGACCGACGCCAACTTCTGGGGAGGCTATGGCGACCAATGA
- the hisD gene encoding histidinol dehydrogenase, giving the protein MAREYLKKATLTATSDAPEVQEAVRAILADIETGGDAKALEYAAKFDRYDGNVLLTPDEIEAACALVPEKLKADIRFAHDNVKRFAEKQKSSVSDMEIEIVPGLIAGQRAIPVDAAGCYVPGGRYSHIASAIMTVTTAKVAGCRHITACSPPRPGVGVPPAIVYAAHLGGANQIMAMGGVQGVAAMTFGLFGLPRANILVGPGNQFVAEAKRILFGRVGIDMIAGPTDSLILADAQADPLVVATDLVSQAEHGYNSPVWLVTDDRALAETVMQLVPGLIDELPEVNRNNAFAAWRDYAEVVLCSDREDMAACSDAYAPEHLTVQADDLDWWLNRLTCYGSLFLGEETTVSYGDKATGTNHVLPTSGAASYTGGLSVHKYMKIVTWQRATRDGSKPVALATARISRLEGMEGHARAADVRLAKYFPGENFDLSSSG; this is encoded by the coding sequence ATGGCCCGCGAATATCTGAAGAAAGCCACGCTGACCGCGACCTCGGATGCACCGGAGGTGCAGGAGGCCGTCCGCGCCATTCTCGCCGATATCGAAACCGGCGGCGATGCCAAGGCGCTGGAATACGCCGCCAAATTCGACCGCTACGACGGCAACGTCCTGTTGACCCCGGACGAGATCGAGGCAGCCTGCGCGCTGGTGCCCGAAAAGCTGAAGGCCGACATCCGCTTTGCGCATGACAACGTGAAACGATTTGCCGAAAAGCAGAAAAGCAGCGTGTCGGACATGGAGATCGAGATCGTTCCCGGCCTGATCGCCGGTCAGCGGGCGATTCCGGTGGATGCCGCTGGCTGCTATGTGCCGGGCGGGCGCTACAGCCACATCGCCAGTGCCATCATGACCGTCACCACGGCCAAGGTCGCGGGCTGTCGGCACATCACCGCCTGTTCGCCGCCGCGCCCCGGTGTCGGCGTGCCGCCCGCCATCGTCTATGCCGCCCATCTCGGCGGCGCGAACCAGATCATGGCGATGGGTGGCGTCCAGGGCGTGGCCGCGATGACCTTTGGCCTGTTCGGCCTGCCGCGCGCCAATATCCTCGTCGGCCCCGGCAACCAGTTCGTGGCCGAAGCCAAGCGTATCCTGTTCGGGCGCGTCGGCATCGACATGATCGCGGGCCCCACGGACAGCCTGATCCTTGCCGATGCGCAGGCGGACCCGCTGGTGGTGGCAACCGATCTCGTCAGCCAGGCCGAGCATGGTTACAACTCTCCGGTCTGGCTGGTCACGGACGACCGCGCGCTGGCCGAAACGGTGATGCAGCTGGTGCCGGGGCTGATCGACGAACTGCCGGAGGTCAATCGCAACAACGCCTTTGCCGCCTGGCGCGATTATGCGGAGGTGGTTTTGTGTTCGGACCGCGAGGACATGGCCGCCTGTTCGGACGCGTATGCGCCAGAGCATCTGACCGTGCAGGCGGATGATCTGGACTGGTGGCTGAACCGGCTGACCTGCTACGGTTCGCTGTTTCTGGGGGAGGAAACGACCGTGTCCTACGGTGACAAGGCGACCGGCACGAACCATGTGCTGCCGACCTCGGGCGCGGCAAGCTACACGGGCGGGCTGTCGGTCCACAAATACATGAAGATCGTGACCTGGCAGCGCGCCACGCGGGACGGTTCCAAACCCGTGGCCCTTGCCACCGCGCGCATTTCACGACTGGAAGGAATGGAGGGGCACGCACGCGCGGCAGACGTGCGTCTGGCCAAATATTTCCCGGGCGAAAATTTCGACCTGTCATCCAGTGGGTGA
- the tviB gene encoding Vi polysaccharide biosynthesis UDP-N-acetylglucosamine C-6 dehydrogenase TviB, with protein sequence MTTGTDKIAIIGLGYVGLPLAVAFGRQRPVVGFDISAERIADLRAGHDRTRETSTGELAAARHLSFSDDRAQIADCTIYIVTVPTPIDANKRPDLGPLRGAAETVSRVLKPGDLVIFESTVYPGATEEDCVPILERGSGLRFNVDFFCGYSPERINPGDKLHRLPDIRKVTAGSTPEAAERVDALYAQIITAGTYKAESIRVAEAAKVIENTQRDLNIALMNELAIIFGRMGLDTDAVLRAAGTKWNFLPFKPGLVGGHCIGVDPYYLTHKAEQLGYDPQIILAGRRLNDGMGAYMAGQLVKTMIKRDIAIGGARVLVLGLTFKENCPDLRNTRVIDLIRELRDYGAEVDVHDPWVDPAEARRAFGIDMVAAPAPDTYDAVVLAVAHAEFASAGAPALRAYGKADQVFYDIKSVFAPDESDLRV encoded by the coding sequence ATGACCACGGGAACCGACAAGATCGCGATCATCGGGTTGGGGTACGTGGGCCTGCCGCTTGCCGTCGCGTTTGGCCGTCAGCGCCCGGTGGTCGGCTTTGACATCAGCGCGGAACGGATCGCGGACCTGCGCGCGGGCCATGACCGCACGCGCGAAACCTCGACCGGGGAACTGGCGGCGGCGCGGCACCTGAGCTTTTCCGACGACCGCGCACAGATCGCCGATTGCACCATCTACATCGTCACCGTGCCGACCCCCATCGACGCCAACAAGCGGCCCGACCTCGGCCCGCTGCGCGGCGCGGCGGAAACCGTCAGCCGGGTGCTGAAGCCGGGTGATCTGGTGATCTTCGAAAGCACCGTCTATCCCGGTGCGACCGAAGAAGACTGCGTGCCGATCCTCGAACGCGGCTCCGGCCTGCGGTTCAACGTCGATTTCTTTTGCGGCTACAGCCCCGAGCGGATCAATCCCGGCGACAAGCTGCACCGCCTGCCCGACATCCGCAAGGTCACAGCCGGATCGACGCCCGAAGCGGCGGAGCGGGTCGATGCGCTTTATGCCCAGATCATCACCGCCGGTACTTACAAGGCCGAAAGCATCCGCGTGGCCGAAGCCGCCAAGGTGATTGAGAACACCCAGCGCGACCTGAACATCGCCCTGATGAACGAACTTGCCATCATCTTTGGCAGGATGGGGCTGGACACCGACGCGGTGCTGCGCGCCGCCGGGACCAAGTGGAACTTTCTGCCCTTCAAACCCGGCCTGGTCGGCGGGCACTGCATCGGGGTCGATCCCTATTACCTGACCCACAAGGCCGAGCAGCTGGGATATGATCCGCAGATCATTCTCGCCGGGCGGCGGCTGAACGACGGGATGGGCGCCTATATGGCGGGCCAGCTGGTCAAGACGATGATCAAGCGCGACATCGCCATCGGTGGCGCGCGGGTGCTGGTGCTGGGCCTGACCTTCAAGGAGAACTGCCCCGATCTGCGCAATACCCGCGTGATCGACCTGATCCGCGAATTGCGCGACTACGGCGCCGAGGTGGACGTGCACGACCCCTGGGTGGACCCGGCGGAGGCGCGGCGCGCGTTCGGCATCGACATGGTCGCGGCCCCCGCGCCCGACACCTACGACGCGGTGGTGCTGGCCGTCGCGCATGCAGAATTCGCCTCGGCCGGCGCCCCTGCCCTGCGCGCCTACGGCAAGGCGGACCAGGTGTTCTACGACATCAAGAGCGTGTTCGCCCCCGACGAGAGCGATCTTCGGGTCTGA
- a CDS encoding NAD-dependent epimerase/dehydratase family protein, whose product MTRVLVTGTAGFIGFHLARRLLAEGFEVQGYDALTDYYDVTLKQKRHEMLLENPAFSATVGKLEDEDLLWSVAEAFQPEIIVHLAGQAGVRYSLENPRAYLDSNVIGTFNVMEAARKLKVRHLLMASTSSVYGANEEMPFAEMDRTETQLTIYAATKKANENMGHAYAHLHDLPTTMFRFFTVYGTWGRPDLALFKFVDAILDGRPIDIYNHGDMFRDFTFVDDLVRGIMLLMEAVPQRPASKDDIPEWDSLSPVAPFRVVNIGNSQKVRLLDFIDAIEAELGIEAKRNYMPMQTGDVPATWADADLLRNLTGYQPRTDVRDGIAQFVAWFRDYYGR is encoded by the coding sequence ATGACCCGCGTGCTGGTGACAGGTACCGCCGGTTTCATCGGCTTTCACCTGGCCCGTCGCCTGCTGGCCGAAGGGTTCGAGGTGCAGGGTTATGACGCGCTGACCGACTATTACGATGTCACGCTCAAGCAAAAGCGCCACGAGATGCTGCTGGAGAACCCCGCGTTCTCGGCCACTGTCGGCAAGCTGGAGGACGAGGACCTGCTGTGGTCCGTGGCAGAGGCGTTCCAGCCCGAGATCATCGTGCATCTCGCCGGGCAGGCCGGGGTGCGCTATTCGCTGGAGAACCCGCGCGCCTATCTCGACAGCAATGTGATCGGCACCTTCAATGTGATGGAGGCGGCCCGCAAACTGAAGGTCCGGCACCTGCTTATGGCCTCGACCTCTTCGGTCTACGGTGCCAACGAAGAAATGCCTTTCGCCGAGATGGACCGGACAGAGACCCAGCTGACCATCTATGCCGCCACCAAGAAGGCGAACGAGAACATGGGCCATGCCTATGCCCACCTGCACGACCTGCCGACGACGATGTTCCGTTTCTTCACGGTCTACGGCACCTGGGGGCGGCCCGATCTTGCGCTCTTCAAGTTCGTGGACGCCATTTTGGATGGACGGCCCATCGACATCTACAACCACGGCGACATGTTCCGCGACTTCACCTTTGTCGACGACCTGGTGCGCGGCATCATGCTGCTGATGGAGGCAGTACCGCAGCGCCCCGCCAGCAAGGACGACATTCCCGAATGGGACAGCCTGTCGCCCGTGGCCCCGTTTCGCGTCGTCAACATCGGGAACTCGCAAAAGGTACGCTTGCTGGACTTCATCGACGCGATCGAGGCGGAGCTGGGCATCGAAGCCAAGCGCAACTACATGCCGATGCAGACCGGCGATGTCCCCGCGACATGGGCCGACGCGGACCTGCTGCGCAACCTGACCGGCTACCAGCCACGCACCGACGTGCGCGATGGCATCGCACAGTTCGTGGCCTGGTTCCGCGACTATTACGGCAGGTAG
- a CDS encoding ABC transporter substrate-binding protein — MVNFNRRQTLGMLGAATATGLAAPAIAQNKKIVVGALRFTSHSASFIGVERGYFADAGLDVELRFFQAAQPMAVAIASGDVDYAVTAISGGLISLADKGAIKVIGGGLSEEPGIDGQKILASDAAFQAGMTTPADMDGKTFGMSTAGSSFHYMGSKVAAAEGIDLSFKPLQKVGAIIGALKTGQIDAWSIVPHIAKPLAGSGAVHIIGNISDYLPNYQVTTVFTSTGNAENQRDQTAAFIDGFSKGVSDYNSTMIDKAGGDEGVNEMVKLIHKYVYTDRPLEKASPSIINGTMRLNEGAKLNAASVRDQLEWFQSEGLVDDGIGMETLVDTSYVETYEA; from the coding sequence ATGGTCAACTTCAACAGGCGCCAGACGCTGGGTATGCTGGGGGCCGCGACAGCCACGGGGCTTGCCGCACCGGCCATCGCGCAAAACAAGAAGATCGTCGTGGGTGCGCTTCGGTTCACCTCGCATTCCGCCAGCTTTATCGGGGTCGAGCGTGGCTATTTCGCCGACGCAGGGCTGGACGTGGAACTGCGCTTCTTTCAGGCGGCGCAGCCGATGGCAGTCGCCATTGCCTCGGGGGATGTGGATTATGCCGTGACCGCGATCTCGGGCGGTCTGATCTCTCTGGCGGACAAGGGCGCGATCAAGGTCATCGGCGGCGGCCTGAGCGAAGAGCCGGGCATCGACGGGCAAAAGATCCTGGCGTCTGACGCCGCGTTTCAGGCGGGCATGACGACCCCCGCCGACATGGACGGCAAGACCTTTGGCATGTCCACCGCCGGATCGTCCTTTCACTACATGGGCTCGAAGGTGGCCGCGGCCGAGGGGATCGACCTGTCCTTCAAGCCGTTGCAGAAGGTCGGCGCGATCATCGGCGCGCTGAAAACCGGCCAGATCGACGCGTGGTCCATCGTGCCGCATATCGCCAAGCCGCTGGCGGGTTCGGGCGCGGTGCACATCATCGGCAACATCTCTGACTATCTGCCGAATTACCAGGTGACGACGGTCTTCACCTCGACCGGGAATGCCGAGAACCAGCGCGACCAGACCGCGGCCTTCATCGACGGTTTCAGCAAGGGTGTGAGCGATTACAACAGCACCATGATCGACAAGGCCGGTGGCGACGAAGGCGTGAACGAGATGGTGAAGCTGATACACAAATACGTCTACACCGATCGCCCGCTGGAAAAGGCGTCGCCGTCCATCATCAACGGCACCATGCGCCTGAACGAAGGCGCCAAGCTGAATGCCGCCTCGGTGCGCGACCAGCTGGAGTGGTTCCAGTCCGAAGGGCTGGTGGACGACGGCATCGGCATGGAAACCCTTGTCGACACCAGCTACGTGGAAACCTACGAGGCCTGA
- a CDS encoding ABC transporter ATP-binding protein — translation MDIRLDAIHHSYGDTEVLRDISLDIPAGRIVCLVGPSGCGKSTLLRLIGGLERPVAGRVLQLGTPPEGCLNPLTYVFQDFALLPWRSVRGNVSLVLEDHGIRGRRAEAIISDVLGRTRLGDFADALPRQLSGGMKQRVAIARALAVNPAVMLMDEPLSALDSQTRELLMDDLIALWTRQPFTSVYVTHNLAEAVRLGHRIVVLSRRPGQIREVVEIDKPLSERGFADADLERTQKHLWDLMREEARAADEELLDV, via the coding sequence ATGGACATCCGACTGGACGCGATCCACCACAGCTATGGGGACACGGAGGTTCTGCGCGACATCTCGCTCGACATTCCCGCGGGTCGGATCGTCTGTCTGGTCGGGCCGTCCGGGTGCGGCAAATCCACGCTGCTGCGGTTGATCGGGGGGCTCGAACGCCCCGTTGCGGGCCGGGTGCTGCAACTGGGCACACCGCCCGAGGGCTGCCTGAACCCGCTGACCTACGTGTTCCAGGACTTCGCCCTGCTGCCCTGGCGCAGTGTCCGGGGCAACGTGTCGCTGGTGCTGGAAGATCACGGCATCCGCGGGCGCCGGGCCGAGGCCATCATATCCGACGTGCTGGGCCGCACCCGACTGGGCGATTTCGCCGATGCGCTGCCGCGCCAGTTGTCGGGCGGCATGAAACAGCGCGTGGCCATCGCCCGTGCGCTGGCGGTCAATCCCGCCGTGATGCTGATGGACGAACCGCTGTCGGCGCTCGACAGCCAGACACGCGAACTGCTGATGGACGACCTCATCGCGCTGTGGACGCGGCAGCCCTTCACATCCGTCTACGTCACGCACAACCTGGCCGAGGCGGTGCGCCTGGGCCACCGGATCGTCGTGCTGTCGCGCAGGCCCGGCCAGATCCGCGAGGTGGTCGAGATCGACAAGCCGCTGTCCGAACGCGGCTTTGCCGATGCGGACCTGGAGCGGACGCAGAAACACCTGTGGGACCTCATGCGCGAGGAAGCCCGCGCCGCCGACGAGGAATTGCTGGATGTCTGA
- a CDS encoding ABC transporter permease translates to MSDTQMNATATEVRFRGGGFAPSARRGVGAAVFVVLILLIEVGTRQGWISALTLPRPSDVLATFGELWQSGMLFKHLLPSLGRLAVGAAIGASLGILVGVMIGLFSYVRAGLVPLVAALFPIPKIALLPLFVIWFGIDEASKYALIAFGTFTPTVVATYSAVDNVDRSLIRMGQSFGLSWLSIVRKIVLPGAMPGILAGLRISLAIAIILLVAAEMLGAEYGIGAYILEAGSLYDLERLFAGVVILSLLGVVISAVIGQVEKRLLRWRS, encoded by the coding sequence ATGTCTGATACGCAGATGAACGCCACCGCCACCGAAGTCCGGTTTCGCGGCGGCGGGTTCGCCCCGTCGGCCCGTCGCGGTGTCGGGGCCGCCGTGTTCGTCGTGCTGATCCTTCTGATCGAGGTCGGTACGCGGCAGGGGTGGATCTCCGCGCTGACGCTGCCGCGTCCTTCCGACGTGCTGGCCACCTTCGGCGAACTCTGGCAGTCGGGCATGCTGTTCAAGCACCTTCTGCCCTCGCTGGGCCGGCTGGCGGTCGGCGCCGCCATCGGCGCCAGTCTGGGCATCCTGGTCGGTGTGATGATCGGCCTGTTCTCTTACGTGCGGGCCGGTCTGGTGCCGCTGGTCGCGGCGCTGTTCCCGATCCCCAAGATCGCGCTGCTGCCCCTGTTCGTGATCTGGTTCGGCATCGACGAAGCGTCGAAATACGCCTTGATCGCCTTTGGCACCTTTACCCCCACGGTGGTCGCCACCTACAGCGCGGTCGACAACGTGGACCGGTCGCTGATCCGCATGGGGCAGAGTTTCGGACTGTCGTGGCTGTCCATCGTGCGCAAGATCGTGCTGCCCGGTGCCATGCCCGGCATCCTTGCAGGGCTGCGCATTTCGCTGGCCATCGCCATCATCCTGCTGGTCGCGGCCGAGATGCTGGGCGCGGAATACGGCATCGGCGCCTACATCCTCGAAGCCGGGTCGCTCTATGATCTCGAACGCCTGTTCGCGGGCGTGGTGATCCTGTCGCTTCTCGGGGTCGTCATCAGCGCCGTGATCGGTCAGGTAGAGAAACGCCTGCTGCGCTGGCGGTCCTGA
- the arsJ gene encoding organoarsenical effux MFS transporter ArsJ: protein MKPTAARPEGLSAYIAVTASYWAFMLTDGALRMLVLLHFHTLGFSPVELAYLFVLYEIAGVVTNLAAGWIAARFGLTSTLYAGLGLQVLALLALARLDPGWAAGASVVYVMLVQGASGVAKDLAKMSSKSAVKLLAPAADGGLFRWVALLTGSKNMVKGAGFLLGAALLATLGFVWAVLGMAAILAVILLAVLIAMPPGLPKGRRGAKFSEIWSRSANVNWLSAARVFLFGARDVWFVVGIPIYFYAVLSDGTTEGNRAAFFLIGSFMAGWVILYGLVQANAPQLLRAARRPERELVAAARGWAWALAAVPALLTLCALATDGPQTWLTVTLVVGLLIFGVVFAVNSSLHSYLILAFSRAERVTMDVGFYYMANATGRLAGTLLSGLTYQAGGLALMLGTAALLVALSALAVGFLRAEPA, encoded by the coding sequence GTGAAACCCACCGCTGCCCGGCCCGAAGGTCTGTCGGCCTATATCGCCGTCACTGCGTCCTATTGGGCCTTCATGCTGACCGACGGGGCGCTCCGGATGCTGGTGCTGCTGCATTTCCACACGCTCGGCTTTTCGCCTGTTGAGCTGGCCTATCTCTTTGTCCTCTACGAGATTGCGGGGGTCGTGACGAACCTTGCCGCGGGATGGATCGCGGCGCGCTTTGGGCTGACGTCAACGCTGTATGCCGGTCTGGGGTTGCAGGTGCTGGCGCTGCTTGCGCTGGCACGGCTCGATCCCGGCTGGGCGGCGGGCGCTTCGGTTGTCTATGTCATGCTGGTCCAGGGCGCCAGCGGCGTGGCCAAGGACCTGGCCAAGATGTCATCGAAATCCGCGGTCAAGCTGCTGGCACCCGCCGCCGATGGCGGCCTGTTTCGCTGGGTGGCCCTTCTGACGGGGTCCAAGAACATGGTGAAGGGCGCAGGTTTCCTGCTGGGCGCGGCTTTGCTGGCCACGCTGGGGTTCGTCTGGGCCGTGCTGGGCATGGCGGCAATCCTCGCCGTGATCCTGCTGGCGGTGCTGATCGCCATGCCGCCGGGGCTGCCAAAGGGGCGCAGGGGCGCGAAGTTCTCGGAAATCTGGTCGCGGTCCGCCAACGTCAACTGGCTGTCAGCGGCGCGGGTGTTTCTGTTCGGCGCGCGCGACGTCTGGTTTGTCGTGGGCATCCCGATCTATTTCTATGCGGTGCTGTCGGACGGCACCACAGAGGGGAACCGGGCGGCGTTCTTTCTGATCGGCAGCTTCATGGCGGGCTGGGTGATCCTGTACGGGCTGGTCCAGGCCAACGCCCCGCAGCTGCTGCGTGCCGCCAGACGCCCCGAGCGCGAACTGGTCGCAGCGGCGCGGGGATGGGCCTGGGCGCTTGCGGCGGTGCCCGCGCTGCTGACGCTCTGCGCCCTTGCCACCGATGGCCCGCAGACCTGGCTGACCGTGACCCTTGTCGTCGGACTGCTGATCTTTGGTGTGGTCTTTGCGGTGAATTCCTCGTTGCATTCCTACCTGATACTGGCCTTCAGCCGGGCGGAGCGGGTGACGATGGATGTGGGCTTTTACTATATGGCCAACGCGACCGGACGGCTGGCGGGCACCCTGTTGTCGGGGCTGACCTACCAGGCGGGGGGGCTGGCGTTGATGCTGGGCACCGCGGCGCTTCTGGTGGCGCTGTCGGCGCTGGCGGTCGGGTTCCTGCGGGCTGAGCCGGCCTAG
- a CDS encoding ArsJ-associated glyceraldehyde-3-phosphate dehydrogenase has translation MTVYALNGLGRIGKLALKPLLARGAKIAWINDAVGDPEMHAHLLEFDTVHGRWQADFTHDADSITIDGTRLPFAGTRDLSALPLEGVDVVIDCTGAFKTEGKLAPYFDAGVKKVVVSAPVKDGDAANIVYGVNHETYEPNRHRIVTAASCTTNCLAPVVKVIHEALGIRHGSITTIHDVTNTQTIVDRPAKDLRRARSALNSLIPTTTGSATAITLIYPELKGRLNGHAVRVPLLNSSLTDCVFEVARETTAEEVNALFRTAAAEGPLKDILGYEERPLVSADYTNDTRSGIVDAPSTMVVNGTQVKIYAWYDNEMGYAHRLVDVACMVGASL, from the coding sequence ATGACTGTCTATGCTCTCAACGGCCTTGGCCGGATCGGAAAACTCGCCCTGAAGCCCCTGCTGGCGCGGGGGGCAAAGATTGCCTGGATCAATGACGCGGTCGGCGACCCGGAGATGCACGCGCATCTGCTGGAGTTCGACACGGTGCATGGCCGCTGGCAGGCGGATTTCACCCATGATGCGGACAGCATCACCATCGACGGCACCCGCCTGCCCTTTGCCGGGACACGCGACCTGTCGGCCCTGCCGCTGGAGGGTGTCGATGTGGTGATCGACTGTACCGGCGCATTCAAGACCGAAGGCAAACTGGCCCCCTATTTCGACGCCGGTGTGAAGAAGGTTGTCGTCTCCGCCCCGGTCAAGGACGGGGATGCCGCCAACATCGTTTACGGCGTAAACCATGAGACATATGAGCCGAACCGCCACAGGATCGTCACGGCGGCGAGTTGTACGACAAATTGCCTTGCCCCGGTGGTCAAGGTGATTCACGAGGCGCTTGGCATCCGGCATGGCTCCATCACCACGATCCATGATGTCACCAACACGCAGACCATCGTGGATCGCCCGGCCAAGGACCTGCGCCGCGCCCGGTCCGCGCTGAATTCGCTGATCCCCACCACGACGGGCAGCGCCACGGCGATCACGCTGATCTACCCCGAACTCAAGGGCCGCCTGAACGGCCATGCGGTTCGGGTGCCGCTGCTGAATTCCTCGCTGACGGACTGCGTGTTCGAAGTGGCGCGCGAGACGACGGCGGAGGAGGTCAACGCGCTGTTCCGCACGGCGGCGGCGGAGGGGCCGCTGAAAGATATTCTTGGCTACGAGGAACGGCCGCTGGTGTCGGCGGACTACACCAACGACACACGGTCCGGCATCGTCGATGCGCCTTCCACCATGGTGGTGAACGGCACGCAGGTCAAAATCTATGCCTGGTACGACAACGAGATGGGCTATGCCCACCGGCTGGTGGACGTGGCCTGCATGGTCGGAGCCAGCCTGTGA
- a CDS encoding helix-turn-helix domain-containing protein, with translation MEELFPSRLSTLGHPQRLAVFRLLMRRYPDRVPATELAMALGLKPNTLSTYVSALMQAGLVTQERAGTSLRYAIHMDAARETIDYLLNDCCRGRPEICAPLSNPNSVAAAPMDDRRYNVLFICTGNSARSIFAESILRKMAGDRFIAYSAGTNPRSALNPFALDVLKQKGHDLSVLRAKHVTAFQGADAPVFDFVFTVCDRAANEDCPPWPGQPISAHWGLTDPVKMEGSDAEKSLAFQQTYGALHNRMTGFTALPIASLDRISLQKAVDDVGQTKEEEDPA, from the coding sequence ATGGAAGAATTGTTTCCCTCCCGCCTCTCGACGCTTGGCCACCCGCAGCGGCTGGCCGTGTTCCGGCTGCTGATGCGCCGCTATCCCGACCGCGTGCCCGCGACGGAACTGGCGATGGCGCTGGGGCTGAAGCCCAACACGCTGTCGACTTACGTCAGTGCGCTGATGCAGGCCGGGCTGGTAACGCAGGAGCGCGCGGGAACCTCCCTGCGCTACGCGATCCACATGGACGCGGCGCGGGAAACGATCGACTACCTGCTGAACGACTGCTGCCGCGGCCGACCGGAAATCTGCGCCCCGCTGTCCAATCCCAATTCCGTCGCAGCCGCACCAATGGACGACCGCAGGTACAACGTGCTGTTCATCTGCACCGGGAACTCCGCCCGGTCGATCTTTGCCGAATCCATTCTGCGCAAGATGGCGGGGGACCGTTTCATTGCCTATTCGGCGGGGACGAATCCGCGGTCGGCGCTGAACCCTTTCGCGCTGGACGTGCTCAAACAGAAGGGGCATGACCTGTCCGTTCTGCGCGCCAAGCATGTCACGGCGTTCCAGGGCGCGGATGCACCTGTGTTCGACTTCGTCTTTACCGTCTGCGACCGGGCCGCGAACGAAGACTGCCCGCCCTGGCCGGGTCAGCCGATCAGCGCCCATTGGGGGCTGACCGACCCGGTAAAGATGGAAGGGTCGGACGCGGAAAAGAGCCTTGCGTTCCAGCAGACCTACGGCGCGCTGCACAACCGGATGACCGGCTTTACCGCGCTGCCGATCGCCTCGCTCGACCGGATATCCCTGCAGAAAGCGGTCGATGATGTCGGCCAGACCAAAGAGGAAGAAGACCCCGCATGA